Proteins from one Sabethes cyaneus chromosome 2, idSabCyanKW18_F2, whole genome shotgun sequence genomic window:
- the LOC128734488 gene encoding uncharacterized protein LOC128734488 isoform X2, translating into MEVESNVIKDEPNRRGRSAAGQHHTPRSSASNNKTIATTSSNTTSTVTVKVGLNMNMCRLCLAEGSTSSRLQPVFYSKDAPDEPLIQKILELTTIQVTYATDFPSSICLNCKSKLEDYHMFRRRCIENDEILKLKYYEIKTSEKYRHMQHQQHHVQPVEDSKVGMEEYGDDADDITLAIDESADVDEYQEETEEEHQEPHQHTVMQQDQQQVVEQQTIQYVSADGTMTEYIESGDVRVVSGTAQQQQIHVSGYSDVEGIQPAEGHEIYYTDGTDTYAIRTTAEGYVNAANYVPQGYDNQTEIECTTIEHLPEEEVYMDEGGGTAVGSVITPRGVHDRPFVCKHCKTSFKYEYNYERHMKNHAKVLYRCGKCSKTFTKQRKCQQHFLKAHSSQRYECDICFRTYSLPTRLENHIIEMHSENGVYKCDRCTETYTSYLDFKSHRNSHHSVNGSNATVITQAVEQRTVQSIHQVQSPQPHTMSHTAGTSLSTRSSVSDSCDFEVMIDETKIQKPGAPDDTPEKRPAAVLSAPDQDVILIDDETASHSIAAPVNQNKHVNALNTTTAPSNSMNSPSNSSIISSGATLAASASPGNGPVSLASSTISAPSTTVITTNGIDKNSLHRQLLQQIEESEANSTGPKIYKCDSCTKTFVHLNNLKAHIYAEHDNDKPFKCKLCPISFKTKEILVMHMVLHSQHNTAT; encoded by the exons CAGAGGTAGGAGTGCTGCTGGTCAGCACCACACTCCTAGGAGTAGTGCTAGTAACAACAAGACCATCGCCACTACTAGCAGTAATACGACCAGCACAGTCACAGTAAAAGTTGGCCTCAATATGAATATGTGCAGACTATGCTTAGCGGAAGGCAGCACCAGCTCTCGACTTCAGCCCGTGTTCTACTCCAAAGATGCACCGGACGAACCTCTAATTCAGAAAATACTAGAACTCACCACAATACAG GTAACTTATGCAACGGATTTTCCCTCATCTATATGCCTCAACTGCAAGAGCAAACTGGAGGACTACCATATGTTCCGCCGAAGATGTATTGAAAATGACGAAATACTTAAACTAAAGTACTACGAAATTAAAACCTCTGAAAAGTACCGCCAtatgcagcaccagcagcatcaTGTGCAGCCGGTGGAGGACAGTAAAGTTGGAATGGAAGAGTATGGCGACGATGCAGACGACATAACGCTGGCCATTGATGAGTCGGCCGATGTGGATGAGTACCAAGAGGAGACCGAGGAAGAACATCAGGAACCACATCAACATACTGTCATGCAGCAGGACCAGCAGCAGGTGGTAGAACAGCAAACAATTCAGTACGTGTCCGCTGATGGTACAATGACCGAATACATCGAATCGGGAGATGTGCGAGTTGTGTCCGGCACTgcgcagcagcaacaaattcaTGTCAGCGGCTACAGTGATGTGGAAGGCATTCAACCCGCCGAGGGTCACGAAATATACTACACTGATGGAACTGACACCTATGCTATCCGTACCACGGCGGAAGGGTACGTGAATGCCGCAAACTATGTGCCACAGGGATACGATAATCAAACGGAGATTGAATGCACCACAATTGAACACTTACCAGAGGAAGAAGTTTATATGGACGAGGGAGGAGGCACTGCCGTAGGCAGCGTTATTACACCGAGAGGAGTCCATGATCGACCATTTGTTTGTAAGCATTGTAAAACTAGTTTTAAGTACGAGTATAACTATGAAAGACACATGAAAAATCACGCAAAGGTCCTCTACAGATGCGGAAAATGTTCCAAAACATTCACCAAGCAAAGAAAGTGTCAGCAGCACTTTTTGAAAGCCCATTCCTCCCAGAGGTACGAATGCGACATTTGCTTTAGAACGTACAGCTTGCCGACCCGATTGGAGAATCACATCATTGAGATGCACTCGGAGAACGGGGTGTACAAGTGTGACCGTTGTACGGAAACCTACACTTCATATTTAGATTTCAAGTCCCATCGTAACAGCCATCACAGCGTAAATGGGTCGAACGCCACGGTCATTACTCAGGCCGTCGAGCAGCGAACTGTCCAATCTATCCACCAAGTACAGTCTCCTCAGCCGCATACAATGTCCCACACCGCGGGCACATCCCTCAGCACTCGTTCGTCCGTATCCGACAGCTGCGATTTTGAGGTAATGATTGATGAAACTAAAATTCAAAAACCAGGTGCACCTGATGATACTCCCGAAAAGCGACCCGCTGCCGTATTAAGCGCTCCGGATCAAGACGTCATTCTGATTGACGACGAAACTGCCTCCCACAGCATCGCTGCGCCTGTAAATCAGAACAAGCATGTCAACGCACTGAATACGACCACTGCTCCAAGCAACAGTATGAACAGTCCCAGCAATAGCAGTATCATTAGCAGTGGTGCTACGTTGGCAGCGAGTGCGAGCCCGGGAAATGGTCCGGTTTCGTTAGCGAGCAGTACCATCAGTGCGCCGTCAACAACCGTCATCACCACCAATGGTATTGATAAGAACTCTCTGCACCGGCAGTTGTTGCAGCAGATCGAGGAAAGTGAGGCGAACTCTACTGGGCCGAAAATTTACAAATGTGACAGCTGCACCAAGACGTTCGTTCATCTGAATAACCTGAAGGCACATATCTACGCGGAACATGACAATGACAAACCGTTCAAGTGCAAACTGTGCCCGATTTCGTTCAAGACGAAGGAGATTCTGGTGATGCATATG GTATTACATTCTCAGCATAATACAGCGACCTAA
- the LOC128734488 gene encoding uncharacterized protein LOC128734488 isoform X1, translating to MEVESNVIKDEPNRSRGRSAAGQHHTPRSSASNNKTIATTSSNTTSTVTVKVGLNMNMCRLCLAEGSTSSRLQPVFYSKDAPDEPLIQKILELTTIQVTYATDFPSSICLNCKSKLEDYHMFRRRCIENDEILKLKYYEIKTSEKYRHMQHQQHHVQPVEDSKVGMEEYGDDADDITLAIDESADVDEYQEETEEEHQEPHQHTVMQQDQQQVVEQQTIQYVSADGTMTEYIESGDVRVVSGTAQQQQIHVSGYSDVEGIQPAEGHEIYYTDGTDTYAIRTTAEGYVNAANYVPQGYDNQTEIECTTIEHLPEEEVYMDEGGGTAVGSVITPRGVHDRPFVCKHCKTSFKYEYNYERHMKNHAKVLYRCGKCSKTFTKQRKCQQHFLKAHSSQRYECDICFRTYSLPTRLENHIIEMHSENGVYKCDRCTETYTSYLDFKSHRNSHHSVNGSNATVITQAVEQRTVQSIHQVQSPQPHTMSHTAGTSLSTRSSVSDSCDFEVMIDETKIQKPGAPDDTPEKRPAAVLSAPDQDVILIDDETASHSIAAPVNQNKHVNALNTTTAPSNSMNSPSNSSIISSGATLAASASPGNGPVSLASSTISAPSTTVITTNGIDKNSLHRQLLQQIEESEANSTGPKIYKCDSCTKTFVHLNNLKAHIYAEHDNDKPFKCKLCPISFKTKEILVMHMVLHSQHNTAT from the exons TAGCAGAGGTAGGAGTGCTGCTGGTCAGCACCACACTCCTAGGAGTAGTGCTAGTAACAACAAGACCATCGCCACTACTAGCAGTAATACGACCAGCACAGTCACAGTAAAAGTTGGCCTCAATATGAATATGTGCAGACTATGCTTAGCGGAAGGCAGCACCAGCTCTCGACTTCAGCCCGTGTTCTACTCCAAAGATGCACCGGACGAACCTCTAATTCAGAAAATACTAGAACTCACCACAATACAG GTAACTTATGCAACGGATTTTCCCTCATCTATATGCCTCAACTGCAAGAGCAAACTGGAGGACTACCATATGTTCCGCCGAAGATGTATTGAAAATGACGAAATACTTAAACTAAAGTACTACGAAATTAAAACCTCTGAAAAGTACCGCCAtatgcagcaccagcagcatcaTGTGCAGCCGGTGGAGGACAGTAAAGTTGGAATGGAAGAGTATGGCGACGATGCAGACGACATAACGCTGGCCATTGATGAGTCGGCCGATGTGGATGAGTACCAAGAGGAGACCGAGGAAGAACATCAGGAACCACATCAACATACTGTCATGCAGCAGGACCAGCAGCAGGTGGTAGAACAGCAAACAATTCAGTACGTGTCCGCTGATGGTACAATGACCGAATACATCGAATCGGGAGATGTGCGAGTTGTGTCCGGCACTgcgcagcagcaacaaattcaTGTCAGCGGCTACAGTGATGTGGAAGGCATTCAACCCGCCGAGGGTCACGAAATATACTACACTGATGGAACTGACACCTATGCTATCCGTACCACGGCGGAAGGGTACGTGAATGCCGCAAACTATGTGCCACAGGGATACGATAATCAAACGGAGATTGAATGCACCACAATTGAACACTTACCAGAGGAAGAAGTTTATATGGACGAGGGAGGAGGCACTGCCGTAGGCAGCGTTATTACACCGAGAGGAGTCCATGATCGACCATTTGTTTGTAAGCATTGTAAAACTAGTTTTAAGTACGAGTATAACTATGAAAGACACATGAAAAATCACGCAAAGGTCCTCTACAGATGCGGAAAATGTTCCAAAACATTCACCAAGCAAAGAAAGTGTCAGCAGCACTTTTTGAAAGCCCATTCCTCCCAGAGGTACGAATGCGACATTTGCTTTAGAACGTACAGCTTGCCGACCCGATTGGAGAATCACATCATTGAGATGCACTCGGAGAACGGGGTGTACAAGTGTGACCGTTGTACGGAAACCTACACTTCATATTTAGATTTCAAGTCCCATCGTAACAGCCATCACAGCGTAAATGGGTCGAACGCCACGGTCATTACTCAGGCCGTCGAGCAGCGAACTGTCCAATCTATCCACCAAGTACAGTCTCCTCAGCCGCATACAATGTCCCACACCGCGGGCACATCCCTCAGCACTCGTTCGTCCGTATCCGACAGCTGCGATTTTGAGGTAATGATTGATGAAACTAAAATTCAAAAACCAGGTGCACCTGATGATACTCCCGAAAAGCGACCCGCTGCCGTATTAAGCGCTCCGGATCAAGACGTCATTCTGATTGACGACGAAACTGCCTCCCACAGCATCGCTGCGCCTGTAAATCAGAACAAGCATGTCAACGCACTGAATACGACCACTGCTCCAAGCAACAGTATGAACAGTCCCAGCAATAGCAGTATCATTAGCAGTGGTGCTACGTTGGCAGCGAGTGCGAGCCCGGGAAATGGTCCGGTTTCGTTAGCGAGCAGTACCATCAGTGCGCCGTCAACAACCGTCATCACCACCAATGGTATTGATAAGAACTCTCTGCACCGGCAGTTGTTGCAGCAGATCGAGGAAAGTGAGGCGAACTCTACTGGGCCGAAAATTTACAAATGTGACAGCTGCACCAAGACGTTCGTTCATCTGAATAACCTGAAGGCACATATCTACGCGGAACATGACAATGACAAACCGTTCAAGTGCAAACTGTGCCCGATTTCGTTCAAGACGAAGGAGATTCTGGTGATGCATATG GTATTACATTCTCAGCATAATACAGCGACCTAA
- the LOC128734488 gene encoding uncharacterized protein LOC128734488 isoform X3, which yields MISRGRSAAGQHHTPRSSASNNKTIATTSSNTTSTVTVKVGLNMNMCRLCLAEGSTSSRLQPVFYSKDAPDEPLIQKILELTTIQVTYATDFPSSICLNCKSKLEDYHMFRRRCIENDEILKLKYYEIKTSEKYRHMQHQQHHVQPVEDSKVGMEEYGDDADDITLAIDESADVDEYQEETEEEHQEPHQHTVMQQDQQQVVEQQTIQYVSADGTMTEYIESGDVRVVSGTAQQQQIHVSGYSDVEGIQPAEGHEIYYTDGTDTYAIRTTAEGYVNAANYVPQGYDNQTEIECTTIEHLPEEEVYMDEGGGTAVGSVITPRGVHDRPFVCKHCKTSFKYEYNYERHMKNHAKVLYRCGKCSKTFTKQRKCQQHFLKAHSSQRYECDICFRTYSLPTRLENHIIEMHSENGVYKCDRCTETYTSYLDFKSHRNSHHSVNGSNATVITQAVEQRTVQSIHQVQSPQPHTMSHTAGTSLSTRSSVSDSCDFEVMIDETKIQKPGAPDDTPEKRPAAVLSAPDQDVILIDDETASHSIAAPVNQNKHVNALNTTTAPSNSMNSPSNSSIISSGATLAASASPGNGPVSLASSTISAPSTTVITTNGIDKNSLHRQLLQQIEESEANSTGPKIYKCDSCTKTFVHLNNLKAHIYAEHDNDKPFKCKLCPISFKTKEILVMHMVLHSQHNTAT from the exons ATGAT TAGCAGAGGTAGGAGTGCTGCTGGTCAGCACCACACTCCTAGGAGTAGTGCTAGTAACAACAAGACCATCGCCACTACTAGCAGTAATACGACCAGCACAGTCACAGTAAAAGTTGGCCTCAATATGAATATGTGCAGACTATGCTTAGCGGAAGGCAGCACCAGCTCTCGACTTCAGCCCGTGTTCTACTCCAAAGATGCACCGGACGAACCTCTAATTCAGAAAATACTAGAACTCACCACAATACAG GTAACTTATGCAACGGATTTTCCCTCATCTATATGCCTCAACTGCAAGAGCAAACTGGAGGACTACCATATGTTCCGCCGAAGATGTATTGAAAATGACGAAATACTTAAACTAAAGTACTACGAAATTAAAACCTCTGAAAAGTACCGCCAtatgcagcaccagcagcatcaTGTGCAGCCGGTGGAGGACAGTAAAGTTGGAATGGAAGAGTATGGCGACGATGCAGACGACATAACGCTGGCCATTGATGAGTCGGCCGATGTGGATGAGTACCAAGAGGAGACCGAGGAAGAACATCAGGAACCACATCAACATACTGTCATGCAGCAGGACCAGCAGCAGGTGGTAGAACAGCAAACAATTCAGTACGTGTCCGCTGATGGTACAATGACCGAATACATCGAATCGGGAGATGTGCGAGTTGTGTCCGGCACTgcgcagcagcaacaaattcaTGTCAGCGGCTACAGTGATGTGGAAGGCATTCAACCCGCCGAGGGTCACGAAATATACTACACTGATGGAACTGACACCTATGCTATCCGTACCACGGCGGAAGGGTACGTGAATGCCGCAAACTATGTGCCACAGGGATACGATAATCAAACGGAGATTGAATGCACCACAATTGAACACTTACCAGAGGAAGAAGTTTATATGGACGAGGGAGGAGGCACTGCCGTAGGCAGCGTTATTACACCGAGAGGAGTCCATGATCGACCATTTGTTTGTAAGCATTGTAAAACTAGTTTTAAGTACGAGTATAACTATGAAAGACACATGAAAAATCACGCAAAGGTCCTCTACAGATGCGGAAAATGTTCCAAAACATTCACCAAGCAAAGAAAGTGTCAGCAGCACTTTTTGAAAGCCCATTCCTCCCAGAGGTACGAATGCGACATTTGCTTTAGAACGTACAGCTTGCCGACCCGATTGGAGAATCACATCATTGAGATGCACTCGGAGAACGGGGTGTACAAGTGTGACCGTTGTACGGAAACCTACACTTCATATTTAGATTTCAAGTCCCATCGTAACAGCCATCACAGCGTAAATGGGTCGAACGCCACGGTCATTACTCAGGCCGTCGAGCAGCGAACTGTCCAATCTATCCACCAAGTACAGTCTCCTCAGCCGCATACAATGTCCCACACCGCGGGCACATCCCTCAGCACTCGTTCGTCCGTATCCGACAGCTGCGATTTTGAGGTAATGATTGATGAAACTAAAATTCAAAAACCAGGTGCACCTGATGATACTCCCGAAAAGCGACCCGCTGCCGTATTAAGCGCTCCGGATCAAGACGTCATTCTGATTGACGACGAAACTGCCTCCCACAGCATCGCTGCGCCTGTAAATCAGAACAAGCATGTCAACGCACTGAATACGACCACTGCTCCAAGCAACAGTATGAACAGTCCCAGCAATAGCAGTATCATTAGCAGTGGTGCTACGTTGGCAGCGAGTGCGAGCCCGGGAAATGGTCCGGTTTCGTTAGCGAGCAGTACCATCAGTGCGCCGTCAACAACCGTCATCACCACCAATGGTATTGATAAGAACTCTCTGCACCGGCAGTTGTTGCAGCAGATCGAGGAAAGTGAGGCGAACTCTACTGGGCCGAAAATTTACAAATGTGACAGCTGCACCAAGACGTTCGTTCATCTGAATAACCTGAAGGCACATATCTACGCGGAACATGACAATGACAAACCGTTCAAGTGCAAACTGTGCCCGATTTCGTTCAAGACGAAGGAGATTCTGGTGATGCATATG GTATTACATTCTCAGCATAATACAGCGACCTAA